The Vibrio tarriae genome includes a window with the following:
- the tldD gene encoding metalloprotease TldD produces MTMNQIETALLAPAGLTEQDIADTLSSIATRQIDYADIYFQSSWHESLVLEDSIIKDGSFNIDCGVGVRAVSGEKTGFAYSDQIQLEGLRQSAIAARGIAQQGQNLTVQAFKRAQHPVFYGAHNPLESWEKQQKTELLKQLDAYIRTKEPLITEVSVSLSGVHEQILVAATDGTYTGDIRPLVRLSISVLAQKGDRRERGSAGGGGRFGYDYFLQEEAGQKIAFSFADEAIRQALVNLEAVAAPAGTMPVVLGSGWPGVLLHEAVGHGLEGDFNRKGSSVFAGKVGKKVTSDLCTIVDDGTLKDLRGSLNVDDEGVSGQYNVLIEKGILKGYIQDKLNARLMGVAPTGNGRRESYAHLPMPRMTNTYMLPGEHTPEEIIASVKKGIYAPNFGGGQVDITSGKFVFSASEAYLIENGKITRPIKGATLIGSGIEAMQQVSMVGNDLALDRGVGVCGKAGQSVPVGVGQPTLKLDALTVGGTE; encoded by the coding sequence ATGACGATGAACCAAATTGAAACGGCACTGCTGGCACCCGCTGGGCTGACTGAACAGGATATTGCCGATACGCTGTCCAGTATTGCGACTCGCCAGATTGATTATGCCGATATTTATTTCCAATCCAGCTGGCATGAATCTCTGGTGCTGGAAGACAGCATCATTAAAGACGGCTCATTCAATATTGATTGCGGGGTCGGTGTGCGCGCCGTCAGTGGTGAAAAAACCGGTTTTGCTTACTCAGACCAAATTCAGTTAGAGGGTTTAAGGCAGAGTGCCATCGCGGCGCGTGGTATTGCTCAACAAGGCCAAAATCTCACCGTGCAAGCGTTTAAGCGCGCGCAACATCCTGTGTTTTATGGCGCGCACAACCCACTGGAAAGTTGGGAAAAACAGCAAAAAACCGAGCTGCTGAAACAGCTGGATGCGTACATTCGTACTAAAGAGCCACTCATCACCGAAGTGTCAGTCAGTTTAAGCGGTGTGCATGAGCAGATCCTCGTGGCGGCTACCGATGGCACTTACACAGGGGATATTCGTCCTCTGGTTCGTCTTTCGATCAGTGTGCTAGCGCAAAAAGGCGATCGCCGTGAGCGCGGTAGCGCGGGTGGTGGTGGCCGTTTTGGTTACGACTATTTCTTACAAGAAGAAGCGGGACAAAAAATCGCGTTTTCTTTCGCTGATGAAGCGATTCGCCAAGCGCTCGTTAACCTTGAAGCGGTAGCCGCTCCTGCCGGAACCATGCCTGTGGTACTCGGATCCGGTTGGCCGGGTGTGCTGCTGCATGAAGCGGTGGGTCATGGCCTTGAAGGCGATTTTAACCGTAAAGGCTCGTCGGTATTTGCAGGCAAAGTGGGCAAAAAAGTCACTTCCGATCTGTGTACGATTGTCGATGACGGTACACTCAAAGATCTGCGTGGCTCACTCAACGTCGATGATGAAGGGGTGAGTGGTCAGTACAACGTGCTGATTGAAAAAGGTATTTTGAAAGGCTACATCCAAGATAAACTCAATGCGCGTTTAATGGGTGTGGCACCAACGGGTAACGGTCGTCGTGAATCTTACGCTCATCTGCCGATGCCGCGTATGACCAATACTTACATGCTACCGGGCGAGCACACACCAGAAGAGATCATCGCTTCGGTGAAAAAAGGCATTTACGCCCCGAACTTTGGTGGCGGTCAGGTGGATATCACCTCCGGTAAGTTTGTGTTCTCGGCTTCAGAAGCTTACTTGATTGAAAATGGCAAAATCACCCGTCCAATCAAAGGCGCAACTCTGATTGGTTCTGGTATTGAAGCCATGCAGCAGGTCTCTATGGTCGGTAACGATCTGGCGTTGGATCGTGGTGTTGGCGTGTGTGGTAAAGCGGGACAAAGCGTGCCTGTGGGCGTGGGGCAGCCAACTCTGAAGTTGGATGCCCTGACTGTGGGTGGCACTGAGTAA
- a CDS encoding carbon-nitrogen hydrolase family protein, whose translation MQRVGLVQMTSGSEVNRNLAYLKQEVAKLAQQGAQWIVTPENALLLGNREQYHQQAESLDHGTVQHTLASLAKEYGVWLLIGSMPIRRSDGVTTSSLLWNAQGERVAVYDKLHMFDVDVADGHQRYRESETFTPGQQVVVSSTPFGALGLSICYDVRFPHLYAELRRQGAQILLVPAAFTAVTGQAHWEVLLRARAIETQCWVIAVGQTGRHPCGRETWGHSMVISPWGEVIANLGAEVQSKVVEFDLATLDSVRRAMPITQHTRFTHQLIENTH comes from the coding sequence ATGCAACGAGTTGGACTGGTGCAAATGACCTCAGGATCCGAGGTGAATCGCAATCTGGCTTATCTCAAACAAGAGGTGGCCAAGCTTGCTCAGCAAGGAGCGCAATGGATTGTGACACCAGAAAATGCCCTGCTGCTGGGGAATCGTGAACAATACCATCAGCAAGCCGAATCACTGGATCACGGCACCGTTCAACATACCTTAGCGAGCCTCGCCAAAGAATATGGTGTATGGTTATTAATAGGCAGTATGCCGATCCGCCGCTCTGACGGGGTCACCACCAGTAGCTTATTGTGGAATGCACAAGGCGAGCGAGTGGCGGTTTACGATAAACTGCATATGTTCGATGTCGATGTCGCTGATGGTCATCAGCGCTATCGCGAATCGGAAACCTTCACGCCAGGGCAACAGGTGGTGGTTAGCTCAACGCCGTTTGGAGCGTTGGGCCTATCGATTTGCTACGATGTGCGCTTTCCGCACTTATACGCAGAATTACGTCGTCAAGGTGCACAGATTTTGCTGGTTCCTGCGGCCTTTACTGCGGTGACGGGCCAAGCCCACTGGGAAGTCTTGTTACGCGCCCGAGCCATTGAAACGCAATGCTGGGTGATAGCCGTGGGTCAAACCGGACGTCACCCTTGCGGACGAGAGACGTGGGGACATTCGATGGTGATTAGCCCGTGGGGTGAAGTGATCGCCAATTTAGGCGCAGAAGTACAAAGTAAAGTGGTCGAGTTCGATCTTGCAACGCTCGATTCTGTGAGACGCGCAATGCCCATCACACAGCACACGCGTTTTACCCATCAATTAATAGAGAACACACACTGA